In the Haladaptatus sp. QDMS2 genome, CGAAGATGTTGGCCGAAATCACCAAGCATGCCAGCGATTTGGCACGACGATTCAATGTCGAACCGCGTGCGGCCCTGCTCTCGTACTCGAACTTCGGATCGGTTGACAACCAATCTACGCGTGAGTCACGGGAAGCTGTCCAGCTCCTCCACGCTGATCCAGAGGTCGATTTCCCAGTGGACGGAGAGATGCAGGCGGATACTGCTGTTGTCGAGGAAATTCTCACTGGAACCTATGCAAACTTCGAGCTGAAAGAGCCGGCCAACGTACTCGTGTTCCCGAATCTGGAGGCGGGGAACATCGCGTACAAACTGCTGCAGCGCCTCGGCGGCGCGGAAGCCATCGGGCCGATGCTCGTCGGCATGAACAAACCCGTCCACGTCCTCCAGCGCGGCGACGAGGTCAAAGACATCGTGAATCTCGCCTCGGTTGCTGTCGTCGACGCCCAGGGGCGAGAGTAGCGTCGGTAATGTGACGCGGAAAAACCGGTGGTTCAGGGACGTGCTCGCGTTTCACGGCGTGCTGCAACCAGAGCAGTGCGATGCTCACCACAAAGCACACGATGAGTTGGGCAAATGCGGCTGAGTAAGTCGCACGTTCGGCGATAATTCCAACGAATGCTGGCCCCAAACTCCCGATGCCTGTATACACGGTCTTGATCGCTCCGAAGTCGCTACCAAGGGTGTCTTTCGAAAGATGGTCGAAGAGGTAGGCTTGCATGACTGGCGGACAGGTACGAATTCCTAGTGCATACACGAGGACGCTC is a window encoding:
- a CDS encoding MFS transporter; the encoded protein is MLAVTASASFSILFIVGMVASPIAGDLSDRLPRMNIATGGIALSILGLVGMLSMTSMPLIGASVLVYALGIRTCPPVMQAYLFDHLSKDTLGSDFGAIKTVYTGIGSLGPAFVGIIAERATYSAAFAQLIVCFVVSIALLWLQHAVKREHVPEPPVFPRHITDATLAPGRRRQQPRRDSRCL